A window of the Microtus pennsylvanicus isolate mMicPen1 chromosome 4, mMicPen1.hap1, whole genome shotgun sequence genome harbors these coding sequences:
- the LOC142848909 gene encoding large ribosomal subunit protein uL24-like, with translation MKFNPFVTSDRSKNRKRHFNAPSHIRRKIMSSPLSKELRQKYNVRSMPIRKDDEVQVVRGHYKGQQIGKVVQVYRKKYVIYIERVQREKANVTTVHVGIHPSKVVITRLKLDKD, from the coding sequence ATGAAGTTCAATCCCTTTGTGACCTCTGACCGGAGCAAGAACCGCAAACGGCATTTCAATGCACCTTCTCACATTCGGAGGAAGATCATGTCTTCCCCCCTTTCCAAAGAGCTGAGACAGAAGTACAATGTTCGCTCGATGCCCATTCGAAAGGATGACGAAGTTCAGGTTGTCCGGGGACACTACAAAGGCCAGCAGATTGGCAAAGTGGTCCAAGTGTACAGGAAGAAATACGTCATCTACATTGAACGGGTGCAGCGGGAAAAGGCTAATGTCACAACTGTCCACGTGGGCATCCACCCCAGCAAGGTGGTGATCACCAGGCTAAAGCTGGACAAAGACTGA